Proteins from a genomic interval of Mycolicibacterium grossiae:
- a CDS encoding GOLPH3/VPS74 family protein: MARIAEDLFLLLLDNAAAQPALEPDRRGRLLSGAMLLDLAHACRIRPAGPGDPADTGHLLALAAPGPVDPVVAPAVELLTRKPLRAKTAVAKLRKGAQDRVAAHLERLGVVTRVPVGPREFAWPIADRARVGAARAAVLGALFDGAAPAPSTAAIVTLLHAADGLGALLSLNDRGWRWVHARASEIASGSWVDESPTGLPEMNLAVTASAVRSALS, from the coding sequence GTGGCGCGGATCGCAGAGGACCTGTTCCTGCTCCTGCTCGACAACGCCGCAGCTCAACCGGCCCTCGAGCCGGACCGTCGCGGTCGGTTGCTCTCGGGCGCCATGCTGCTGGACCTCGCGCACGCGTGCCGCATCCGTCCCGCCGGCCCCGGCGATCCCGCCGACACCGGCCACCTGCTGGCGTTGGCCGCGCCGGGCCCGGTCGATCCGGTCGTCGCGCCCGCGGTCGAGCTGCTGACGCGCAAGCCGCTACGGGCGAAGACCGCGGTGGCGAAGCTCCGCAAGGGCGCCCAGGACCGGGTGGCCGCACACCTCGAACGGCTGGGCGTCGTCACTCGGGTGCCCGTCGGGCCGCGGGAGTTCGCCTGGCCGATCGCCGACCGCGCCCGGGTGGGCGCCGCGCGGGCCGCCGTGCTGGGCGCGCTGTTCGACGGCGCCGCACCGGCTCCGTCGACGGCGGCGATCGTGACGCTGCTGCATGCGGCGGACGGACTCGGCGCCCTGCTGAGCCTCAACGACCGCGGCTGGCGCTGGGTGCACGCCCGGGCCAGCGAGATCGCGAGCGGCAGCTGGGTCGACGAATCCCCCACCGGCCTGCCGGAGATGAACCTCGCGGTCACCGCGTCGGCAGTGCGGTCGGCCCTCTCCTAG
- a CDS encoding RDD family protein → MVVPTDVRYAPWPRRAGAFVLDLLPVAVLFGLALGVLWLTRNRACDADTSALDLGAECANGISPLGSLAYGLVWLLAVGYLVWNAGWRQGRRGATVGKSAFGLYVVGAETGAPVGFWWALARTAGQLLNVVTLGLGFLWPLWDRRNQSFADKLAATVCVSGTR, encoded by the coding sequence GTGGTCGTTCCGACCGATGTCCGGTACGCGCCGTGGCCGCGGCGTGCGGGCGCCTTCGTCCTCGACCTGCTGCCGGTCGCGGTGCTGTTCGGCCTCGCGCTGGGCGTGCTGTGGCTGACCCGCAACCGCGCGTGCGATGCCGACACCTCCGCCCTGGACCTCGGCGCCGAGTGCGCCAACGGCATCAGTCCGCTGGGATCGCTGGCCTACGGCCTGGTTTGGCTACTGGCCGTCGGCTACCTGGTGTGGAACGCCGGCTGGCGACAGGGCCGGCGCGGCGCGACGGTCGGCAAGTCGGCGTTCGGCCTGTACGTCGTCGGAGCGGAAACCGGTGCGCCGGTAGGTTTCTGGTGGGCACTGGCACGAACGGCGGGACAACTGCTCAACGTCGTCACGCTGGGGCTGGGGTTCCTGTGGCCGCTGTGGGACCGGCGCAACCAGAGTTTCGCCGACAAGCTCGCGGCGACGGTCTGCGTCAGCGGAACGCGCTGA
- a CDS encoding acyl-CoA dehydrogenase family protein, producing the protein MSTSATATIESLLDLDSLLTPEDLEVRAMVREFGEQRLRPHVAQWFESGEVPVRDLAVEIGKLGLLGMHLTGYGCSGSSATAYGLVCQELEAVDSGLRSLVSVQGSLAMFAIHHWGSEEQREEWLPGMAAGELIGCFGLTEPDFGSNPGGMRTTARRDGSDWILNGSKMWITNASIADVAVVWARAEEGVIGFAVPTSTPGFSAREMTHKMSLRASVTSEFSLDDVRLPEDAKLPGARGLSGPLACLSEARFGIVFGAVGAARDCLEATLDYVGTREVFDKPLSAYQLSQAKIADMAVELGKAQLLALHLGRLKDDGKIRPEQVSVGKLNNVREALKIARQCRTLLGANGITLEYPVIRHANNLESVLTYEGTSEVHQLVIGEALTGVSAFR; encoded by the coding sequence ATGTCCACGTCTGCGACCGCCACGATCGAAAGCCTCCTCGACCTCGACTCGCTGCTGACTCCCGAGGACCTCGAGGTGCGGGCCATGGTCCGTGAGTTCGGCGAGCAGCGCCTGCGCCCGCACGTGGCGCAGTGGTTCGAGTCCGGCGAGGTACCGGTCCGCGATCTCGCGGTGGAGATCGGCAAGCTCGGCCTGCTCGGCATGCATCTGACGGGCTACGGCTGCAGCGGCTCGAGCGCCACCGCGTACGGCCTGGTGTGTCAGGAGTTGGAGGCCGTCGACAGCGGGTTGCGCAGCCTGGTCTCGGTGCAGGGGTCGCTGGCGATGTTCGCGATCCACCACTGGGGCAGCGAAGAGCAGCGCGAGGAGTGGCTGCCCGGGATGGCCGCCGGCGAGCTGATCGGCTGCTTCGGCCTCACCGAGCCGGACTTCGGCTCCAACCCCGGCGGCATGCGGACCACCGCGCGGCGCGACGGTTCGGACTGGATCCTCAACGGCTCGAAGATGTGGATCACCAACGCGTCGATCGCCGACGTGGCGGTCGTGTGGGCGCGCGCCGAGGAAGGCGTGATCGGCTTCGCGGTGCCGACGTCGACGCCCGGGTTCAGCGCGCGCGAGATGACGCACAAGATGTCGCTGCGGGCGTCGGTCACATCGGAGTTCAGCCTCGACGACGTCCGCCTCCCCGAGGACGCGAAACTGCCCGGCGCACGCGGGCTCTCGGGCCCGTTGGCATGCCTGTCCGAGGCGCGCTTCGGCATCGTCTTCGGCGCGGTGGGCGCGGCCCGGGACTGTCTGGAGGCCACGCTCGACTACGTCGGCACCCGCGAGGTCTTCGACAAGCCGCTGTCCGCCTATCAGCTGTCCCAGGCGAAGATCGCCGACATGGCCGTCGAGCTGGGCAAGGCGCAACTGCTCGCGCTGCACCTGGGACGGCTGAAGGACGACGGCAAGATCCGGCCCGAGCAGGTCAGCGTCGGCAAGCTGAACAACGTGCGCGAGGCGCTGAAGATCGCGCGCCAGTGCCGAACCCTGTTGGGCGCGAACGGCATCACGCTCGAGTACCCGGTGATCCGGCATGCCAACAACCTGGAGTCGGTGCTGACCTACGAGGGCACCTCGGAGGTGCACCAGCTGGTGATCGGCGAGGCGCTGACGGGGGTCAGCGCGTTCCGCTGA
- a CDS encoding cystathionine gamma-synthase, translated as MSERRSAADHYRAFGPATRAIHAGYRPDLATGAVNAPIYASSTFAQDGVGGLRSGYEYARTGNPTRTALEGVLAAVEGGDYGRAFASGMAATDCALRAILRPGDHVVIPNDAYGGTFRLIDKVFTQWGIEYSPAMQSDLDSVRAAVTPKTKLIWVETPTNPLLTIADIAGIAELAAPDGVKVLVDNTFASPALQQPLALGADVVLHSTTKYIGGHSDVVGGALVTNDEELDAAFGFLQNGSGAVPGPFDAYLTMRGLKTLVLRMQRHSDNAATVAEFLAEHPAVTTVLYPGLPGHPNHDVAARQMSGFGGMISIRLAGGRAAALELCARTEVFILAESLGGVESLIEHPGAMTHASTAGSQLEVPEDLVRLSVGIEDVGDLIADLDAALQQR; from the coding sequence ATGAGCGAAAGGCGCAGCGCAGCGGATCACTACCGGGCCTTCGGTCCGGCCACCCGGGCGATCCACGCGGGATACCGGCCCGACCTGGCGACCGGTGCGGTCAACGCGCCCATCTACGCCAGCTCGACGTTCGCCCAGGACGGCGTCGGCGGGCTGCGCAGTGGGTACGAGTACGCGCGCACCGGCAACCCGACCCGCACGGCGCTCGAGGGGGTGCTCGCCGCGGTCGAGGGTGGTGACTACGGTCGGGCGTTCGCCTCGGGCATGGCCGCCACCGACTGCGCGCTGCGGGCGATCCTGCGGCCCGGTGACCACGTCGTCATCCCCAACGACGCGTACGGCGGCACCTTCCGGTTGATCGACAAGGTCTTCACGCAGTGGGGCATCGAATACTCGCCCGCCATGCAGTCCGACCTCGACTCGGTGCGCGCCGCGGTGACGCCGAAGACGAAGCTGATCTGGGTCGAGACGCCCACCAACCCGCTGCTGACGATCGCCGACATCGCCGGGATCGCGGAGCTGGCCGCCCCCGACGGGGTGAAGGTGCTGGTGGACAACACGTTCGCCTCGCCGGCGCTGCAGCAGCCGCTGGCCCTGGGCGCCGACGTGGTGCTGCACTCCACCACCAAGTACATCGGCGGGCACTCCGACGTCGTCGGCGGAGCGCTGGTGACCAACGACGAGGAACTCGACGCCGCCTTCGGCTTCCTGCAGAACGGCTCCGGCGCCGTGCCCGGCCCGTTCGACGCGTACCTCACGATGCGCGGTCTGAAGACCCTCGTGCTGCGCATGCAGCGGCACAGCGACAACGCCGCCACGGTCGCGGAGTTCCTGGCCGAGCATCCCGCCGTGACCACCGTGCTGTACCCCGGGCTGCCCGGGCACCCCAACCACGACGTCGCCGCGCGGCAGATGTCCGGGTTCGGCGGCATGATCTCGATCCGCTTGGCCGGCGGTCGCGCGGCGGCCCTCGAGCTGTGCGCCCGCACCGAGGTGTTCATCCTCGCCGAGTCGCTCGGCGGGGTGGAGTCGCTGATCGAGCATCCCGGCGCGATGACGCACGCGTCCACCGCGGGCTCCCAGCTCGAGGTCCCCGAGGACCTGGTCCGGCTGTCGGTCGGCATCGAGGACGTCGGCGATCTGATCGCCGACCTGGACGCGGCGCTGCAGCAGCGCTGA